A portion of the Magnolia sinica isolate HGM2019 chromosome 17, MsV1, whole genome shotgun sequence genome contains these proteins:
- the LOC131231757 gene encoding PR5-like receptor kinase — MVEIGYNRCEYDCCIYYRVFEDRSYIRLMLYIHDMLIATKDKTEIHLLKSLLSKKFDMNDLGTAKKILGMEISRDMESRKLWLSQKSYVQKVLDMFHKKSAKPVSTPLAGMPVYWRSMLQFTIVLSTTEAEYMATTEASNVALWLKGKLIAIISIPTIIIVAILFILCRWKFSSKNLYFWKKKTEITQTDAFLKNYESLKRYKYSEIKKMTDSFKDKLGEGGYGSVFKGKLPDRRMVAVKVLSESKGNGEEFINEVATIGKTYHVNIVSLLGFCYQLPKRALIYEFMPNGSLEKYIHTQEPTNHLGWEKLHKIAVGIARGLEYLHVRCSNRILHLDIKPHNILLDEDFCPKISDFGLAKLCSPKDSVISMAAPRGTMGYAAPEVYCRNVRGVSYKSDVYSYGMLMLEMVGGRKNLYLEAENSSQLYFPHWIYKHLCERADDVVMEFGPGGEVETVKKMILVSLWCIQMDPTHRPSMSRVVEMLEESIEGLEMPPKPFPSSPPRS, encoded by the exons ATGGTTGAGATTGGGTATAACAGGTGTGAGTATGATTGTTGCATATACTACAGGGTATTTGAGGACAGGTCCTACATTCGACTGATGCTTTACATACATGATATGTTGATTGCTACGAAGGATAAGACAGAGATACACTTGCTTAAATCTTTGTTAAgtaagaagtttgacatgaatgaTCTGGGCACTGCAAAGAAGATCCTAGGCATGGAGATTAGTAGAGACATGGAGTCTAGGAAATTGTGGCTTTCTCAGAAGAGTTATGTGCAGAAGGTACTAGATATGTTTCACAAGAAAAGTGCTAAGCCAGTTAGTACACCTTTAGCAG GAATGCCAGTATATTGGAGATCTATGCTACAGTTTACGATAGTATTGTCTACAACAGAAGCAGAATACATGGCTACGACAGAGGCGTCAAATGTGGCATTATGGTTGAAAG GTAAATTGATAGCTATCATTTCGATTCCGACAATCATCATTGTTGCAATCTTATTCATTCTTTGCCGATGGAAATTTTCATCAAAAAATCTgtacttttggaagaagaagacagaGATTACTCAAACTGATGCATTTTTGAAGAACTATGAATCATTGAAAAGATACAAATACTCCGAAATCAAGAAAATGACGGACTCTTTCAAGGATAAATTAGGCGAAGGAGGCTATGGCAGCGTGTTCAAAGGGAAGCTACCTGATCGCCGTATGGTGGCTGTTAAGGTCTTAAGCGAATCCAAGGGCAATGGAGAAGAATTCATCAACGAGGTTGCCACCATTGGTAAGACTTATCATGTTAACATTGTTAGCCTTTTGGGCTTCTGTTACCAGTTGCCCAAAAGAGCTCTTATCTATGAGTTCATGCCCAACGGATCTCTTGagaaatatatacacacacaagaACCAACAAATCATCTTGGATGGGAGAAACTACACAAAATAGCAGTTGGCATTGCTCGAGGCCTTGAGTACTTGCATGTCAGGTGCAGCAATCGTATCTTGCATTTGGACATAAAACCGCATAACATTCTTCTTGATGAGGATTTTTGTCCAAAGATCTCCGACTTCGGTCTAGCTAAGCTCTGCTCACCTAAAGATAGTGTTATATCTATGGCTGCACCAAGAGGAACCATGGGTTATGCTGCACCTGAAGTATATTGTAGGAACGTCCGGGGAGTGTCTTATAAATCCGACGTTTATAGCTATGGAATGTTGATGTTAGAAATGGTTGGAGGAAGGAAGAACCTCTACTTGGAAGCGGAGAATAGTAGCCAACTGTATTTTCCACATTGGATATATAAACATTTGTGTGAACGAGCAGATGATGTGGTAATGGAATTTGGGCCGGGTGGTGAGGTAGAGACGGTAAAGAAGATGATCTTAGTGAGCTTGTGGTGCATACAAATGGATCCGACACACCGTCCTTCAATGAGTAGAGTGGTGGAGATGTTGGAAGAAAGTATTGAAGGTTTGGAAATGCCGCCTAAGCCTTTTCCATCATCTCCTCCGAGATCATAA